Proteins encoded by one window of Lactobacillus paragasseri:
- a CDS encoding SLC13 family permease, with protein sequence MTVIKNIAKDRILQITVVITIISLFFARPRIEDINFHTLYSILAMLTIIQIFSYLHVLDVLAYKLTASARSTRRLTAIFTILSIISAMFLTNDITVLTLIPLYLTIARRHHLPEILPVTLIGMGANIGAAFTPWGNPHNIFVVNRYNVSPIKFFSWSIPLLLVSLIIVLVFIFFVKDKPIPTMPLEDIRISIRPMLLTIAVSIFFFFGVFNIVPAYVPAIVAVILALIINPSIMLHVDYALLLTFTCFFIFISDIQQIPFIVTLISKTMFSEHSVFLTSIISSQFISNVPSTILIGKFTNFAEALFLGSNIGGFGSIVGSMANMLVFKSFVENGTVSKRKFFWVFSVLEFAGLIILTILGWIVLDFVI encoded by the coding sequence ATGACCGTCATCAAAAATATTGCTAAAGACCGTATTTTACAAATTACGGTTGTCATAACGATCATAAGCTTATTCTTCGCAAGACCGCGTATTGAAGATATTAACTTTCATACACTTTACTCAATTCTAGCAATGCTTACAATCATCCAAATTTTTTCCTACTTACACGTTTTGGATGTCTTAGCCTACAAACTAACTGCAAGCGCTAGGAGTACCCGAAGATTAACTGCAATCTTCACAATTTTGTCAATTATCTCTGCGATGTTTTTAACTAATGATATAACTGTTTTAACTCTTATACCGTTATATTTAACGATTGCTAGACGCCATCATTTACCTGAAATCTTGCCTGTCACCTTAATTGGGATGGGCGCAAACATTGGTGCTGCTTTTACACCATGGGGAAATCCTCATAATATATTTGTTGTTAACCGTTATAATGTTTCACCGATTAAGTTTTTTAGTTGGTCAATTCCATTATTACTAGTTAGTTTAATTATTGTTTTAGTGTTTATCTTTTTTGTTAAAGATAAGCCAATCCCTACTATGCCTTTAGAAGACATTAGAATCAGCATTCGACCAATGCTTTTAACGATTGCTGTTTCAATTTTCTTCTTCTTTGGTGTTTTCAATATTGTACCCGCATACGTCCCTGCAATTGTTGCAGTGATCCTTGCTCTTATTATTAATCCCTCTATTATGTTACATGTGGATTATGCTCTACTTCTAACTTTCACATGCTTTTTCATTTTTATTAGCGATATCCAGCAAATTCCATTTATTGTTACTTTAATTTCTAAGACAATGTTTTCTGAACATTCTGTATTCTTGACTTCTATTATTTCAAGTCAATTCATTTCTAACGTTCCTTCAACAATTTTAATTGGTAAATTTACCAACTTTGCGGAAGCCTTATTCCTTGGCTCAAATATTGGAGGATTTGGTTCAATCGTTGGTTCAATGGCCAATATGCTTGTTTTCAAGAGTTTTGTTGAAAACGGGACTGTTTCAAAGAGAAAATTTTTCTGGGTATTTTCAGTATTAGAATTTGCAGGTTTAATTATTCTGACAATTCTAGGTTGGATAGTTTTGGACTTTGTTATTTAA
- a CDS encoding glycosyltransferase family 2 protein, with protein sequence MLNDFLAVSTLVSIWFSLLASLVTLYGATCFWLKHSKKVISITPLKRYPTITIVVPAHNEEVVIANTTKGILNLNYPASKIELLLYADNCQDKTAAEMRKATDLPQYRYRNIQIIERHGSGGKAGVLNDALKIAQGEYICVYDADALPEQNALYFLVKKVLENPHRYMATFGRNKTRNAKQNFLTKCINKEVIVSQRLQHVGVWNLFKIGRIPGTNFIINTEYVKKIGGWQSGALTEDTDISFRIMEDGYLIALAYNSEAFEQEPEHLRDYYYQRLRWAKGNYQVVMNNFKHLFDKSNWRVKLETFYLTCTFFWFNLAVILSDIIFFVDLGCIIARFFNPEIPIIFAMNSNVLLMQLLLINWLLMILLYVIQINLALATQYGQATSDQIWLALVSYFTYSQLFIAISLQAVCSVIGDKLFRRDGTKWVKTKRFAD encoded by the coding sequence ATGTTAAATGATTTTTTAGCTGTTTCAACTTTAGTTTCAATTTGGTTTTCACTTTTAGCCTCATTAGTTACGCTTTATGGTGCAACTTGTTTTTGGCTTAAGCATAGTAAAAAAGTTATTTCAATTACGCCATTAAAGCGTTATCCTACAATTACGATTGTTGTTCCAGCACATAATGAAGAAGTGGTGATTGCAAATACCACCAAGGGAATTCTTAACTTGAATTATCCTGCATCAAAGATCGAGCTCCTCTTATATGCCGACAATTGTCAAGATAAAACTGCAGCTGAAATGCGTAAGGCGACAGATTTACCTCAATATAGATACAGAAATATACAAATAATTGAACGTCATGGTTCAGGCGGTAAAGCAGGTGTCTTAAATGATGCTTTAAAGATAGCGCAGGGAGAATATATTTGTGTTTATGATGCCGATGCATTACCTGAACAAAATGCTCTCTATTTTTTAGTGAAAAAAGTTTTAGAGAATCCCCATCGATATATGGCAACTTTTGGCAGAAATAAAACACGAAATGCAAAACAAAATTTTTTAACTAAATGCATTAACAAAGAAGTTATTGTATCTCAAAGACTTCAACATGTAGGCGTTTGGAATTTATTTAAAATTGGGCGAATTCCAGGAACGAATTTCATCATTAATACAGAATATGTAAAAAAGATTGGTGGCTGGCAAAGCGGCGCCTTAACTGAAGATACCGATATTTCTTTTCGGATTATGGAAGATGGGTACTTGATTGCTCTGGCATATAATTCAGAAGCTTTTGAGCAGGAGCCTGAACATTTACGTGATTATTATTATCAACGATTACGTTGGGCTAAGGGTAATTATCAAGTGGTGATGAATAACTTTAAGCACTTATTTGATAAGAGTAACTGGCGTGTGAAATTAGAAACTTTTTATTTAACATGTACTTTCTTTTGGTTTAATTTAGCTGTTATTCTTTCAGATATTATTTTTTTTGTGGATTTGGGATGTATAATTGCACGATTTTTTAATCCGGAAATTCCAATTATCTTTGCGATGAATTCTAATGTTCTCTTAATGCAGCTACTATTAATTAACTGGTTATTAATGATCTTGCTCTATGTAATTCAAATAAATCTAGCTTTAGCTACCCAATATGGTCAAGCCACTAGTGACCAGATCTGGCTAGCTTTAGTGTCATATTTTACTTATTCACAGCTCTTCATTGCTATTTCTCTTCAAGCAGTCTGCTCAGTAATTGGAGATAAGTTGTTTAGACGTGATGGTACTAAGTGGGTGAAAACCAAGAGGTTTGCAGATTAG
- a CDS encoding ECF transporter S component: MKKLHVRDIILIALIAIIFGLIYLASDGLYNVLTALLTPVGYGMLANDIMMGIWCMAGPLAGFLVRLPGAAFLGEFLGSCVELLAGEQWGAVNLISGAVQGLGCELGFTFTSYHRYNWFTLFLSATTTTIVTYLYDFIKNGYSYFSTFNMIFYFVVRWLSMLLFTCVLVKLIINLLVKAHVVQTN, translated from the coding sequence ATGAAGAAATTACATGTTCGAGATATTATCCTAATTGCTTTAATTGCTATTATTTTTGGCTTAATTTATTTAGCTAGTGACGGTCTTTATAACGTCTTGACTGCCCTCCTTACACCAGTTGGCTATGGAATGTTAGCCAATGATATTATGATGGGAATCTGGTGTATGGCAGGTCCTTTAGCAGGATTCTTAGTTCGACTTCCTGGAGCTGCTTTTCTAGGAGAATTTTTAGGTTCTTGCGTTGAACTACTTGCTGGAGAACAATGGGGCGCAGTAAATCTAATCTCTGGAGCTGTTCAAGGCCTAGGGTGTGAATTAGGTTTTACCTTTACTAGCTACCACCGCTACAATTGGTTCACGCTTTTCTTATCTGCTACAACGACAACAATTGTTACTTACCTGTACGACTTCATTAAGAACGGCTACAGCTACTTCTCAACTTTTAACATGATTTTCTACTTTGTAGTTCGTTGGCTTTCAATGCTTTTATTTACCTGCGTTTTAGTTAAATTAATCATTAATCTCTTGGTAAAAGCTCATGTCGTCCAAACAAATTAA
- a CDS encoding AraC family transcriptional regulator has protein sequence MATATLKSYLSSLMQNTQGTEIEIRTENLLLPYSLYLEKVHYDFTEYQSNTSQLIYCLAGKCEVEINNKTFYLEAGNILLIEKDTDYTIKVSDKNAIIVKFKLDNDFSWRKQLEQVDANTPNEQRLSTLFLEKLNQDRAFLFTTTSVMWGSQNLKGIIQDYLNNVAFNGTIGLELLKIIILRNLREQNFKSNEVKESTFKDETLDQYIDQHYNDISLAQAAKYFGFNRNYFSTMVKEKTGKSFVEHVDERRMKEARRLLAKPNISLKEIIETIGYSSKSFFYKKFKHYYGMTPAEMRKRLFREAHINLK, from the coding sequence ATGGCAACAGCGACATTAAAAAGTTATTTATCAAGTTTAATGCAAAATACTCAAGGTACTGAAATAGAAATCCGTACTGAAAACCTTCTTTTGCCGTATAGTCTTTATTTAGAAAAAGTGCATTATGATTTTACTGAATATCAATCTAATACTAGTCAATTAATTTACTGCTTAGCGGGTAAGTGTGAGGTTGAAATTAATAATAAAACTTTTTATTTGGAGGCAGGAAATATCTTGCTAATTGAAAAAGACACTGACTATACAATCAAAGTTAGCGATAAAAATGCAATTATTGTTAAATTTAAACTAGATAACGATTTTTCATGGCGAAAACAATTAGAGCAGGTAGATGCCAATACACCTAATGAACAAAGATTGAGTACATTATTTTTAGAAAAGTTAAATCAAGATCGTGCCTTTTTATTTACAACTACTTCTGTGATGTGGGGGAGTCAAAACTTGAAAGGTATAATTCAAGACTATCTTAATAATGTCGCTTTTAACGGAACAATTGGCTTAGAGCTGCTTAAAATTATAATCTTGCGCAATTTGCGTGAACAAAACTTTAAATCCAACGAAGTAAAAGAAAGCACATTTAAGGATGAAACGTTAGATCAGTACATCGACCAACACTATAATGATATTAGTTTAGCGCAAGCTGCCAAATACTTTGGTTTTAATCGAAATTATTTTTCTACAATGGTAAAAGAAAAAACGGGAAAAAGCTTTGTTGAGCATGTTGATGAAAGACGGATGAAAGAAGCTAGAAGATTATTGGCCAAGCCAAATATTTCATTAAAAGAAATAATCGAAACTATTGGATATTCAAGCAAATCGTTTTTCTATAAGAAATTTAAGCATTATTATGGCATGACTCCAGCAGAAATGAGAAAGAGACTATTTAGAGAGGCTCATATCAATTTGAAATAA
- a CDS encoding iron-sulfur cluster biosynthesis family protein: protein MVDSKNLELKIKDSAKDVLEKKIKPGQVVLLALNDGSNGYSKLGGTCTIGANFQLVLLDHPDPEFSIEVKNNMGLDMYTSDKELAFLDNGLVLNARNATLSLSSNEGIIDGGVTISEFKGEKLSADEMKKLGGKIC, encoded by the coding sequence ATGGTTGATTCTAAGAATCTCGAATTAAAAATCAAAGATAGTGCTAAAGACGTTTTAGAAAAGAAAATTAAGCCAGGACAAGTTGTTTTGCTGGCTTTAAATGATGGTTCAAATGGTTATTCTAAATTAGGGGGAACTTGTACTATCGGTGCTAATTTTCAACTGGTGTTATTAGATCATCCGGATCCAGAGTTTTCAATTGAGGTTAAAAACAACATGGGTTTAGATATGTATACATCTGATAAAGAATTAGCATTTCTAGACAATGGCTTAGTTCTTAATGCGCGCAATGCTACTCTATCCTTATCTTCTAATGAAGGAATCATCGATGGTGGAGTTACTATTTCTGAATTCAAAGGCGAAAAACTTTCTGCTGATGAGATGAAAAAATTAGGTGGAAAGATCTGCTAG
- a CDS encoding ABC transporter ATP-binding protein has product MSSKQIKLNQLSFQYQNQPIFKDLNLIINQGDFVLLTGPTGSGKSTLLKLISGLDPTFNGKITAGSLKQPFTNWGMVFQDPSRQFTMATPREELIFALENKLVDRTSALKRINYASTKTNISSLLDQPFLQLSGGEKQRVALAVLIAMKSDLFLLDEPFANCDSHNRQFLLTCLATLHKEGKTILISDHNFSGYEKLASMVLAINDKNIKTITLPDNTLKNQALSFSLPDLKQNPVYFLKSFSLSFPKKNLISPTNLKIYPGRATLLTGENGSGKTSLFKALTKIIPYQGQLIFESKDIKKWHRRPYLAKVGQIFQNPDEQFLNVTVKEELDFSLKYNRNLSLNKIKLEHLLTKLNLQNLDEQVVYSLSGGQKRKLQILVMLMAYPEVLLLDEPFSGLDQESVSAVIYLLKKYFLDSNHTLLVISHQLEQVQHLCDYHLTIKDQKLFYTK; this is encoded by the coding sequence ATGTCGTCCAAACAAATTAAACTTAATCAGCTATCTTTTCAATATCAAAATCAGCCAATTTTTAAAGATTTAAATTTGATTATAAATCAAGGCGATTTTGTTCTATTAACTGGTCCAACTGGTAGTGGCAAATCAACTCTATTAAAGCTTATCTCTGGTCTTGACCCGACTTTCAATGGCAAAATAACTGCCGGTTCTTTAAAACAGCCATTCACTAATTGGGGCATGGTGTTTCAAGATCCTAGTCGACAATTCACGATGGCGACTCCTCGAGAAGAGCTAATTTTTGCCTTAGAAAACAAACTAGTTGATCGTACTTCTGCTTTAAAGCGTATTAATTACGCAAGTACTAAAACTAATATTTCATCTTTATTAGACCAACCTTTTCTTCAGCTTTCGGGTGGTGAAAAGCAACGTGTTGCCTTAGCCGTCCTGATTGCCATGAAAAGCGACTTATTCTTATTAGATGAGCCTTTTGCTAATTGCGACTCTCACAATCGACAGTTTCTACTAACTTGCTTAGCTACACTTCACAAAGAAGGAAAAACGATTTTAATTAGTGACCATAATTTTTCTGGCTATGAAAAGCTAGCTTCTATGGTCTTGGCTATTAACGACAAAAATATTAAGACTATTACTTTGCCTGACAACACGCTAAAAAATCAAGCATTATCTTTCTCTCTTCCTGACTTAAAACAAAATCCAGTCTATTTCCTTAAATCATTCTCACTATCTTTTCCAAAAAAAAATCTAATTTCTCCAACTAATCTAAAAATCTATCCCGGAAGAGCCACTTTATTAACTGGAGAAAACGGAAGCGGTAAGACATCCTTATTTAAGGCTCTAACCAAAATTATTCCGTATCAAGGACAATTAATATTTGAAAGTAAAGACATCAAGAAATGGCATCGGAGGCCCTATCTAGCAAAAGTAGGACAAATTTTTCAAAATCCAGATGAACAATTCTTAAATGTTACAGTAAAGGAAGAATTAGACTTTAGCCTAAAGTACAATCGAAATCTTTCCTTAAATAAAATTAAGCTAGAACACCTACTAACTAAACTCAACTTGCAGAATTTAGACGAACAAGTTGTTTATTCTCTATCTGGAGGACAAAAAAGAAAGCTGCAAATTCTCGTGATGTTAATGGCTTATCCTGAGGTTTTACTTCTAGATGAACCATTTAGTGGTTTAGATCAAGAAAGCGTCTCAGCGGTCATTTATTTGCTTAAAAAGTACTTTCTAGATTCTAACCACACCTTACTTGTCATTAGCCACCAACTTGAGCAAGTTCAGCATCTCTGTGACTATCACTTAACTATCAAAGATCAGAAACTTTTCTACACTAAATAA
- the rlmH gene encoding 23S rRNA (pseudouridine(1915)-N(3))-methyltransferase RlmH produces the protein MNIKIVCVGKLKEKYFKDGIAEYVKRMGRFAKIKIVQVPDEKAPEKLSPAEMEQVKEIEGKRILDKIKDKEYVYVTAIKGKERTSEDFAKELADLTTYGHSDITFVIGGSLGTSDAVNKRADDLISFGKFTMPHQLMRLVLVEQIYRAFMINSGSPYHK, from the coding sequence ATGAATATCAAAATTGTTTGTGTAGGTAAACTAAAAGAAAAGTATTTTAAAGATGGAATTGCTGAATACGTCAAAAGAATGGGTCGTTTTGCGAAGATCAAAATAGTTCAAGTACCCGACGAAAAAGCCCCCGAAAAACTAAGTCCTGCTGAAATGGAACAGGTCAAAGAAATCGAGGGGAAAAGAATTCTAGATAAAATAAAAGATAAAGAATATGTGTATGTGACGGCAATTAAGGGCAAAGAAAGAACTAGCGAAGACTTTGCCAAGGAGCTAGCTGACTTGACTACCTATGGACATTCAGATATTACCTTTGTGATTGGGGGAAGTTTAGGAACAAGCGATGCAGTAAATAAACGAGCTGATGATTTAATTAGTTTTGGTAAATTTACAATGCCGCACCAATTAATGCGCTTAGTTTTAGTTGAACAAATTTACCGTGCGTTTATGATTAATAGCGGAAGCCCTTATCATAAATAA
- a CDS encoding energy-coupling factor transporter transmembrane component T family protein: MNPGLKLFLILIISLEISLIPNLIANIIIIVASLSYLAFKHLSLKKLLLIFLIPLFAALVVFITIYYFTPGHSLYQASVLFTRIYAYIFLGATFTETTSVLALARSLEQNFKLPSKFTYGTLAAFNVIPKIHAEVNRIRLVGDMRHYHLSFYSPILYFKAILAAISWSNSLAEGMISHGYREDKARSIIVPITLTKKDWLIFSSILILLQPILFFIK; this comes from the coding sequence ATGAATCCCGGATTGAAACTATTTTTGATTTTAATTATTTCGCTTGAAATATCGCTTATTCCTAATTTGATCGCCAATATAATAATTATTGTAGCTAGTCTTAGCTATCTCGCATTTAAGCATCTAAGTCTTAAAAAACTACTCTTGATTTTTTTAATTCCATTATTTGCAGCTTTAGTGGTCTTTATTACAATCTATTACTTTACTCCCGGCCATAGCCTCTACCAAGCCAGCGTCTTATTTACGCGAATTTACGCTTATATATTTTTAGGAGCTACATTTACTGAAACCACCAGTGTCCTTGCGCTCGCTCGCTCATTAGAACAAAATTTCAAACTACCAAGTAAATTTACCTATGGAACTTTAGCCGCATTCAACGTAATTCCTAAAATCCATGCTGAAGTTAATCGTATTCGCTTAGTTGGGGACATGCGCCATTATCATCTCTCCTTTTATTCGCCAATATTATATTTTAAAGCAATTTTAGCAGCTATCTCTTGGTCAAATAGCCTAGCTGAAGGGATGATTTCACATGGATATCGTGAAGATAAAGCACGAAGCATCATCGTGCCAATTACTCTAACAAAAAAAGACTGGCTTATTTTTAGTAGTATTTTAATCCTACTTCAACCAATCTTATTCTTTATAAAATAA
- the htpX gene encoding zinc metalloprotease HtpX, with protein MLYQQIARNKRKTAFLLVIFVIILALVGGGLGYLINGEPLSGIVIALIGSLIYLFIVLQNPGNLVMSMNHGREIHEEDDPELWHIVEDMALAGQVPMPRVFIINDESPNAFATGRDPKHSFVAVTTGLRKRLNRSELEGVLGHEISHIRNYDILVSTIGVALAAVISFISSFASRIWWWGGNSDRDDDDSSPLEIIFKIVAIVFTLILGPLAAALAQMALSRNREYLADASSVELTRNPQGLISALEKISNSEPMKDPDPSSAGLYIENPLHKRGLSSLFDTHPPTADRIKRLENM; from the coding sequence ATGCTCTATCAACAAATAGCACGCAATAAGCGTAAAACAGCATTTTTGCTTGTTATATTCGTTATTATTCTAGCTCTTGTTGGTGGTGGGCTAGGATATTTGATTAACGGTGAACCGCTATCAGGAATTGTAATTGCCCTAATTGGTAGCCTAATTTATCTTTTTATTGTTCTTCAAAATCCGGGAAATTTAGTCATGAGTATGAATCATGGCCGAGAGATTCATGAAGAAGATGACCCAGAACTGTGGCATATTGTAGAAGATATGGCACTCGCTGGTCAGGTTCCAATGCCAAGAGTCTTTATTATCAACGATGAAAGTCCTAATGCCTTTGCGACTGGACGTGATCCTAAACACAGCTTCGTAGCTGTTACTACTGGATTAAGAAAGCGACTTAATCGAAGTGAATTAGAGGGCGTTCTTGGCCATGAGATTTCTCATATTCGAAATTATGACATTTTAGTATCTACAATTGGAGTTGCTTTAGCTGCTGTAATTTCATTTATCTCTAGTTTTGCCTCCCGTATTTGGTGGTGGGGCGGCAATTCTGACCGTGATGACGATGACTCTAGTCCTCTAGAAATAATTTTTAAAATAGTGGCCATTGTTTTCACACTAATTTTAGGACCTCTTGCTGCCGCACTAGCTCAGATGGCTCTCTCTCGTAATCGTGAATATTTAGCTGATGCAAGTTCGGTTGAGCTCACTAGAAATCCCCAAGGTTTGATTTCAGCTTTAGAAAAGATTTCAAATAGTGAACCGATGAAAGATCCAGATCCGTCAAGTGCTGGCTTATACATCGAAAATCCGCTGCACAAGCGGGGGTTGAGTTCACTATTTGATACTCATCCGCCTACAGCTGACAGAATTAAGAGATTAGAAAACATGTAA
- a CDS encoding LemA family protein — protein sequence MTLTWIIIIILILLVAVYIGIYNGLQKAKVHADEAWSQIDVQLKRRNDLIPNLVETVKGYAKHESGTLEKVVALRNQLVNIPTSDHEEAIKLSNQITDSLKSIFALAENYPDLKANQNFMSLQEELTNTENKIAYSRQLYNSTVAMFNEKLLTFPSNLVAKIHGFKNMDYLQTPTEEKAVPKVKF from the coding sequence ATGACTTTAACATGGATTATTATTATCATTTTAATTTTACTGGTGGCCGTTTATATCGGAATCTACAATGGCTTACAAAAAGCTAAAGTTCATGCCGATGAAGCATGGAGTCAAATTGATGTTCAATTAAAACGTCGTAACGACCTAATTCCTAACTTAGTTGAAACAGTTAAGGGTTATGCCAAGCATGAAAGTGGCACTTTAGAAAAAGTAGTTGCCCTAAGGAATCAATTAGTAAATATTCCTACTTCTGATCACGAAGAAGCTATTAAGCTTTCTAACCAAATTACTGATTCGTTGAAGAGTATTTTTGCCCTAGCTGAAAATTACCCAGACCTAAAAGCAAATCAAAACTTCATGTCACTTCAAGAAGAACTTACAAACACCGAAAATAAGATCGCTTATTCACGTCAGTTATACAACTCAACTGTTGCTATGTTTAATGAGAAACTATTAACTTTCCCATCTAACTTAGTCGCTAAGATTCACGGATTTAAGAATATGGATTACCTTCAAACACCAACTGAAGAAAAGGCTGTTCCTAAAGTTAAATTCTAG
- a CDS encoding HNH endonuclease: MKLQCASCGLRLDSLHFKQEGLMNPKLTSICDICLTRNLDAEDYENLVIENISQVMLYGFVGKKNTGNANPEALNQYLVGSDHRRQYESFIQDYDGNEVALQQLPRFKFNQAIIKSEDKEIDYIPNSNVDFAVNMKNMGIEVDFSLNEVDFVDRERIRHKYNYRCQYCGRRGTSVDHKDPVSLSHDNSFDNLILSCSECNRIKSNMPYKLFIKLNNQLSVVNKKLVKYEDTLANLKEEFQQAKRDLAGQVHLKGIVNDPELNAMRKQNKKLQDAIDSLQSDYDALRKLRKTYFETGWKLAQEKENSEII; this comes from the coding sequence TTGAAATTACAATGCGCATCCTGCGGGTTGCGACTTGATAGCCTTCATTTTAAGCAAGAAGGATTAATGAATCCCAAGTTAACAAGCATTTGTGATATTTGCTTAACACGCAATCTGGATGCAGAAGATTATGAAAACTTAGTAATTGAAAATATTTCCCAGGTAATGCTCTATGGCTTTGTAGGAAAGAAAAATACGGGCAACGCTAATCCGGAGGCTTTAAATCAGTATCTTGTAGGAAGCGATCATAGACGCCAATATGAATCTTTTATTCAAGACTATGATGGTAATGAAGTAGCTTTGCAGCAATTGCCACGATTCAAATTTAATCAGGCAATTATTAAGAGCGAAGATAAAGAAATAGATTATATTCCTAATAGCAATGTTGATTTTGCTGTTAATATGAAAAACATGGGAATTGAAGTCGACTTCTCCTTAAATGAAGTAGATTTTGTTGACCGTGAAAGAATTCGTCACAAATATAATTATCGTTGCCAATATTGTGGTAGACGCGGAACAAGCGTAGATCACAAAGATCCAGTTTCTTTATCGCATGATAATTCTTTTGATAATCTGATTTTGTCATGTAGCGAGTGTAATCGAATTAAATCTAATATGCCCTATAAATTATTTATTAAGTTGAATAATCAACTTAGTGTTGTAAATAAAAAATTGGTTAAGTACGAAGACACTCTTGCTAATTTAAAAGAAGAATTTCAGCAGGCAAAACGTGATTTAGCTGGACAAGTTCATTTGAAGGGAATAGTTAATGACCCTGAATTAAATGCGATGAGAAAGCAAAATAAAAAGCTTCAAGATGCGATTGATAGCTTACAAAGTGATTATGATGCCTTAAGAAAATTGCGTAAGACATATTTTGAAACCGGCTGGAAGCTAGCACAAGAAAAAGAAAATAGTGAGATTATATAG
- a CDS encoding YfbR-like 5'-deoxynucleotidase — translation MGLNAYIQGFNSLESIDRAPGYFKYQHHSVADHSFRTAELAQMMGDIEEVVGKQKINWKALYEKSLNHDYTERFIGDIKTPVKYATPQLRKMIGDVEETMTAKFIKDEIPKEFQKIYTKRLSEGKDDTLEGKILSICDKLDLLYEAYGEIELGNPNPVFMQMFKESLETIKKFDDLTCVQYFIKKILPDLFKGDFAGKDKMQRIAFSILLMGEE, via the coding sequence ATGGGATTAAATGCATATATTCAAGGTTTTAATAGTTTAGAGTCAATCGATCGTGCACCAGGTTATTTTAAATATCAGCATCATTCTGTCGCTGATCATAGTTTTAGAACGGCTGAACTTGCTCAAATGATGGGAGATATTGAAGAAGTTGTTGGTAAGCAAAAGATAAATTGGAAAGCTCTATATGAAAAGAGTCTTAACCATGATTATACTGAGCGGTTTATTGGTGACATTAAGACTCCAGTTAAATATGCAACTCCACAATTGCGAAAGATGATTGGAGACGTTGAAGAAACAATGACTGCCAAATTTATTAAGGACGAAATTCCAAAAGAATTTCAAAAAATTTACACTAAGCGTCTATCTGAAGGTAAAGATGATACTTTAGAAGGTAAAATTTTATCTATTTGTGATAAGTTAGATTTACTTTATGAAGCTTATGGTGAAATTGAATTAGGAAACCCCAATCCAGTTTTCATGCAAATGTTTAAAGAAAGCCTTGAAACGATTAAAAAGTTTGATGACTTAACTTGTGTTCAATACTTTATTAAGAAAATTTTGCCAGACTTATTTAAAGGCGACTTTGCTGGTAAAGATAAGATGCAAAGAATTGCTTTTAGTATTTTACTAATGGGGGAAGAATAG